The stretch of DNA ctagtcttgttctagggtcctggttcggcgattcttattcaagttctaattttgtgtcctaggtctaggtctgggttcgaatttggttcttcgtcggggttctggtcctagttcgagtcctagatctagacaccgcctactggtctgttccagatcccgttacccgaatcccgactCAAGTATGGATTACTTTCactggtctcggtctggttccagTTTAGGTCCCATGTCCTATTTCGCAGTTtgtgttcgggatcgagactggggtgcgattctaggtcttgagcctggttctgtgtccctagtctggttccacgtttgggtctgagttcaggttcgggttcgggtcccgagtcaatgtttgggtggggatccgggtccggctcgcaattcgagtctaggtctgatttggagtccgggtcctggtcaagttacggttctggatataggtccaatttcagttatgattccaagtccaagtcctagttccagccCCGATCAACTTCTAGTTTTGGTTCGaattttgggtcacacggtacgggtttgggtccacttttgggttagggacttagttcaggtccaggtgtgagttcgggtccttgtcagggttcgggtccagggctaggtcccaaatccagacaccgactacgggttttgtccaagccctgggtccatatccagatcccaatctcgggtcccagtctggttccatttcttgtgccgagTCACGAGTTTGGTCCTGGGTTCAAGTTCAGGTACTAGGTCCTGATCCTAGTTCTTTCtctcaggtccctatcctgattctaggtccaattcccggttattgtgtgggtttgggtcctggtctaggttcgggttcaagtcctagtctcggttcgggtttaggtctctgtctgggttttgatctaggttcaggttcgggtttaggtcctggtcctggtcctagtcctagttccatttacaattctaagttcgagtttgggtttgacttTGGGTCGGAGTTCGTGTCCTGGTctgtgtttgggttcgggtgctgatttcagtctaggtccagatcaagctccgggtgtgggttcgcgtcctaggtcttggtctaggttgggtctgagtcccatgttccaatcccgatctgagtctgtattcagttctgggtctaagtccttgattatgatcctggtctgggttcgagttgggttcgggtccgagtcatgcttttggtctgattctaggtgtgggtgtttgagttcgaatccgagtctgtgtccggttttgtgtccaggtctggacctcgATCTGGGTATAGGATCGGATCCAGGtctaagttcgggtcccgagtgcaggtccaagtttgggtctgggtcaggatctcggtccacatCTTGGTcgagcatttcgatcccagtttgggtctttgTTCGAGTCCAGTTTTGTATCCAGATCccaatctaggtccaagtctgtgtttgggatcgggtcccatattTAGGTCCTGGTTCaggtctcagtttcggtctgggtacacgaccgtgtccgggctcgagttccagtctcagtttgggtcagaggctaggtctgtgttcggttctaggtctgggtccgactcttggtcacggtcctagtcctattctagggtcctggttctgcAATTCTTGTTCAGATTCTAATTTTGGATCCtacgtctaggtctgggttcgggtttggttcttcgtctgcgttcgggtttggttcttcgtctgggttctggtcccagtctgagtcccagatctagacaccgcctactggtctgttctaggccccgttacccgaatctcgagttaagatctggatcattgtcacgggtctcggtctggttctggtttaggtcccatgtcccatttcagagtttgggttcggcatcgagattggggtgcggttctatgtCCCAACACttgttttgtgtccctagtctggttccatgtttaagTCTAAGGTCAGGTTCGGATTCGGGTCCTTagtccaggttttggttggCATCcgagtccggctcccaattccggtataggtctgatttggagtccaggTCCTAGTCCGGTTATAGTTCAGGAtcgaggtccaatttcagttatgattccaagcccaagtcctagttccagtcccggtcaacttccagttttgtttccaattttggtcttggtcaggatctcggtctagatctaggttcagcatttcgatcccagtttgggCCTTGGTCCCAGTCCAGGtttgtatctggatccctatatAGATCCAAGTCTGTGTTTCGGATCGGGTCCAAAATtaaggtccaggtccgggtctcagttccggtttgggtacacgaccgtgtccgggcccgagttccagtctcaggtTTGGGTCTGTGGCTAGGTATGTGTTCGTGTAtaggtcttggtcctggtcctTGTCACGCTccaagtcttgttctagggtcctggttcggcgatgcTTGTTCAGgctctaattttgggtcccaggtctagctctgggtttgggtttggttatTCGTTTGGGTTTTtttcctagtctgagtcccagatccggacaccgactacttgtctgttccaggccccgttatcCGAATCcggagtcaagatctggatcactgtgaCGGGTCTCAGTATGattttggtttaggtcccaagtccaatttctgagtttgggttagggatcgagactggggtgcggttctaggtctcgaccctggttctgtgtccctagtctagttccatgtttgggtctgagttcaggttcaggttcgggtcgggagtccaggtttgggttgggatcttggtccggctcccaatttcgatctaggtctgatttggagtccgggtcctggtccggttataattcttgatctaggtccaattttagtaatgattccaagtccaagtcctagttctagtctCGCTCCTCTTCTGGTTTTggctccaattttgggtcacacggtacgggtttgggtcaacttttgggtttgggactgggttcaagtccgagtgtgggttcgggtccttgtcagggtttgggtccagggctgggtcccaaatccagacaccgactatgagttttgtccaagcccttggtccagatccggatccctatctcgggtcccagtgtggttccatttctggtgctgggTCACGAGTTAGGTCCTTGGTTcatgttcgggtctgggttaggtactaggtcccggtcctagttctgtttcccatgtCCTTATCCtcattctgggtccaggtcccagttattgtgtgggtctttgtcccggtctaggttcaggttcgagtactagtctcggttcgggtttaggtctctgtctgtgttttgatctgggttcgtgtttgggtttaggtccttgtcctggtcctagtgctagttcggttctagttcaatttgcgattctgagttcgaattTGGGTTGGAGTTCGGGtcgaagttcgagtcctggtctgagtttaggttcgggtcctaatttcagtctaggtccagatcaggctccgggtgtgggttcgcgtcctaggtcttggtctaggttgggtccgagtcccaagttccaatcctgatctgagtctggattcggttctgggtctaagtccttggttctgatcctggtctgggttcgagttgggtccgggtccgagtctagctttTGGTCCGATTCTAGGTgttggtgtttgagttcgggtgcgagtctgtgtccgggtttgtgtccaggtctggaccccgatctgggtctaggttcgggtcaaagtccaagttcgggtccctagtgtgggtccaagtttgggtctgggtcaagatctcggtccaaatctaggtccagcatttcgatcccagtctgggtcttggtccaagtccagtttcgtatccggattccgatctaggtccaagtctgtgtttgggattaggtcccagatttaggtccaggtctgggtcttagttccggtctgggcacacgaccgtgtctgggcacGAGTTCCAgtgtcagtttgggtctgaggcgaggtctgtgttcggttgtagttttgggtccgggtcctggtcacggtcctagtcttgttctagggtcctggttcagtGATTCTTGTTcgggttctaattttgggtcccaggtctaggtctaagtTCAGGgatggttcttcgtctgggttctggtcctagtctgagtcccagatctagacaccgactacttgtctgttctaggcccctttacccgaatcccgagtcaagatctggatcactgtcacgggtctcggtctggttctggttcaggtcccttGTCCAATTTCTGagttgggttcgggatcgagactggggtgcggttctaggtcccgaccctcgttctatgtccctagtctggttccatgtttgggtctgagttcaggttcgggttcgagtctcgagtccaagtttgggttgggatccgggtccggctcccaattcgggtctaggtctgatttggagtccgggttcTTGTCCGGTTAcatttctggatctaggtccaatttcagttatgattttaagtccaagtcctagttccagtcccagtcaacttcaaattttggttccaattttgggtcacaagtaGGGATGCACATGGGGACGGGGCAATGCGGGGAATGCATTCCCCGCCCCCGTACCCGCCTATTATATTTTTTCCCCGTCCCCGCATATTCCCCATCGGGGAACGGGGCGGGGAATCCCCGTCGGTGATGGACACCATAACGGGGACccgtttattgaaaaaaaaaatgtaaaaatacaaaattaatatttgcaaatattaaatgaaaacaGCAATAACATAAAACTAAATTCATTCCATAATTGATAGATACTAATTTCTCATCCCATAGCCAATCTTGTGAACATACTAAAGCCTCCAACATGTTCGGATGAAGCCTATTACGACAAGGAGTCACATGTCTTCCACTAGTACTGAAAGTAGACTCAGAAGCAACTGTAGACACTGGGATAGCCAAAACATCTCTAGCAACTTGTTGTAATATTGGATATTTAAGACCATTTGTCTTCCACCaagctaaaatatcaaactctcCACTCCTAGGCAAAACTGCTTCCTCCAAGTATAAGTCTAACTCAGACTTGTAAGTTTCCACATTTGAAGTACTACTAACATACAAGTCAAAACCAACTAAATCATCTACACATCCATCATTATCTCCACCAACTCCAGAAGCATTGAATAAAGGTTCAAGAAGATTTTGTTTTCCATCATTCGATTTATATTCTTTCAATAAATCATAGCACAACATTCTAATTCGCTTAACTTCATTTTGATATTCACCAACATAAATTTTAGGAAAGTAATACTCAATCAATTTCATCTTGAACCTTGGATCCAAAACAGTTGCTATGGCTAATATGCCATGAATGGAAGTCCAATACTGCTCAAATTTATCCATCATATCATATTTAATGCCATAATCCTAATCTCATCATAGAAAAATTTAAGACACTCCTTAAGCAACAACCAAATTTCACAAATCTTAGAGAAGAAATGATTAGCAGTAGGATATTTAGTTCCAGAAAACATCACAGTTACATTGTAAAACAACTTCAATTTTTCACACATAACTTTTGCCAAAAGCCAATCTCGCTCACTAGGttcttttttgtaatttttctcaGTATGTATTAGGCGACTAAATACATCTTTATATGTAATGGCACTAGTAAGCATCAAATAAGTAGAATTCCACCTAGTGTTGCAATCAAGCACTAACCTTTTGTTGCTAGAGCATGATAATCCTTTCTTAGCCTCTTCAAACTTTTCAACTCTTTTTGGAGTGCCAGTCCAAAAAACTACACTCTCACGTATAGTTTCTATGGCACCTTGAATTGCCCCTAGTTCTTGTTGAACAATCAAGTTCAAGATATGAGCAGAGCATTTCATGTGAAGTAGTTCCCCTTTCATTAGTAAAGAAGCatttctcaatttttctttcatttgatcCATCATCGCAATGTTCACAATACAGTTATCTAAGGTAAGGGTAGACAACTTACGCTCAATAGACCATTCAATCAAACACTCCATCAACACTTTTGTTAGAAGTTTAGCAGTATGAGGGGGGGGGCACATATATAAACCTGAATgtacacaaaaaaaattattagcatATATCGATATCAAATAttgacataataaaaaaaattctaagaaATTTATCATATTACCTGATAATTTGATTACGCAAAATCCAAGATTCATCAATATAATGTGCAGTCACCACCATATACCCTCTCTTTTGATTATTTGATGTCCACAAGTCAGTTGTAATCGCAACTCTACTACGATTGTCATTCATTGAGTTCATTGTCTTGGTCTTTTCATTCTCATATATCTTCGAAATATCCCTCCTAATAGTAGTTCGAGATACATGTCTGAATAATGGCTGGAGAGAGTTGACAAAGCTTCTAAATCCATCATGCTCAACCATATTGAGTGGATACTCGTGCAAAACAATCATCTTAGCAAGTTTTTCTCTTGAAAACTCTTGGTCAAAGTTGTGGGCAGCAAGAGAAGTACTTCTATCCTTCTTCCTACTTGGATTCAAGATTGATTGTTTTATATCACGATTCTTTCTAAGAGGACAAATCTTGAAGTGATCATGTAAATGTCTCGTTCCATTTCTGCTTGATCCTCCCAATTTCTTTTGACTAGTAGTTGCAAATTGCCTTATCAACTCCTTCAATTTTTACCTTCTTGAAATGTTTCCAAACAGAAGAAGTCAATTTTCTCTTCACCTAAGTATTCTCATCATCAATAATAGTTTGAGTTTCTGAATCAATATTATTAAGAGGAGTTGATGAGTCTCCTTCCATTTGTCCATATGTTGATGGTGTGTCTTTTTCATTCTCACTCATAGTTCCACTACATATAATAATAGACATGTAAAAGGTCAATATTCACATGATAAAatgcaaaaattattttaaagtacaaaaaaaaaacagttatagacttataaatttataatgtttaaaatagaataacataaaataataaaacataaaaaaatatatgtaatacataaacttattttattatatataatatgatacacatatttaaatacaaaatctaatatatatatatatataatataccgcAATATTCACAAGAATTACAACTTTACATGTagatataaacataaataacaTATGTAAGACACACAAATATAAACATGCAAAAGTCGATACAAGAAAATAGTTACAACATATACTTATATACATTCCATACATcttattaggaataaaatacaaaataatattttgttctACTATTATAATCTATCTTTATATTCATGTGAATCGTGTATGTAGATATAAATTTATGTACATTCATCAATTATGcagaattatacatatatcacaTATCAATTTACGTACAAGgtaaaaattttcaaatcttaataaatatatatatacaatataaaatttacctcaaattttaataaatatatatatatatatatatagtatacatacaagacaaaaaaaattgctaCCAAAGAAAAGAATGaatgatattaataataattataaaaaaaatcagtttcagaatattattcaaaaaaaaatattctactaAAAGTAAAATAGAGTACTACTAACATCATATTTCCTTCCATTTCAGAGCCACTATCAGTATCACACACACCACAACCTCAATCTATGCGAGAGGAATTTTAGTTTAGACTGTAAGAGGAACTGAAAAAGTGAAAACAATATATAAGATATCTGCTTGTATGTATATACTATATACTCTACTTTGTATGCAAATAtactattaatatataatattcagcaaaatctttttaaattaataacatataatttatgaaatttaatatcaattactattattattctcTCAAATCACCAATCACCAATCAATTGCAATTTAATATCAATtactattaatatataatagtcGATGGGTGAGGGTGAGGTAAGGTTACTGAGGtgactttttagtttttatattCATTTGCAATTTACAATACCAATCACCAATCaatcagcaagatttttaaaatcaaattgatatgattacaaaaaaaaagggtaaactGTAAACCATATAAATGTCATACATAATTGTATATGTAATTAATCAATGAATATGAAATGACATatattgagaagaggaaaagtccaaggtatatatttattataagtaattaacaattataatttatatctaTTAATATATAATCGGGGATAAATCGGGGCGGATAGTACTTTTCCCGACCCCGCCCCGCCTCCGACTCGGGTACGTAAAATACACCCCATCCCCGCATCCAATCCCCGTTAAGTAGGGGCAGATCCCCGTGGGTCCCCGTCCCCATGGTGTTTATGTGCAACActagtcacagggtacgggttcaggtccacttttgggtttgggactgggttcaggtctgggtgtgggttcgggtccttttcagggtttgggtccaaggctAGGTCATaaatccaaacactgactacgggttttgtcaaagccctaggtccagatccgaatcccaatctcaggtcccagtttggttccatttcttgtgccgggtcacgagttgggtcctagGTTGAAGTTCAGGTCTGAGTCGGGTACTAGCTCCCGATCctggttctgtttcccaggtctctatcctgattatgggtctaggtcctggttattgtgtgggtttgggtcccggtctaggttcgggttcgagtcttatTGTCGTTTTGGgattaggtctctgtctgggtttttatctaggttcgggtttggggttAGGTCTTGTTCCTGGTCCTAGTCAtagtttggttctagttccatttgcgattctaagttcgagtttgggtttgagttcaggtcggagttcgagtcctggtctgagtttgggtttgggtcctgattttagtctaggtccaaatcaggctccgggtgtgggttcgcgtcctgggtcttggtctaggttgggtccgagtcccaagtccaatcccgatctgagtctggattcggttctgggtctaagtccttggttctgatcctggtctgggttcgagttggcTCTAAGTCCGCGTCTACCTTTTCGTcctattctaggtgtgggtgttagagttcgggtccgagtctgtgtccgggtttgtgtctaggactggaccccgatctgggtctaggctcttgtccaagtccaagttcgggtcccgagtgcgggtccaagttttggtgtGAGTCAGTTTCTcgatccagatctaggtccagcatttcgatcccagtctgggtcttagtCCGAGTCCAGTtgcgtatccggatccctatataggtccaagtctgtgtttgggatcgggtctcagatttaggtctaggtcggGGTCTCAGTTCTTGTCTTGGTACACAATCGTGTCTGGgcacgagttccagtctcagtttgggtctgaggctggGTCTGTATTCGGTTCTCGGTCTGGGTCCAGTTCCTGGTCACGGACGTAGTCTTGTTCTGGGGTCCTGGTTCAGCgtttcttgttcaggttctaattttgggtcccaactctaggtctgggttcgggtttggttcttcgtctgggttctggtcctagtctgagtcccagatctagacaccgactactggtctgttcaaggccccgttacccaaatcctgagtcaagatctggatcactgtcacgggtctcggtctggttctggttcacgtcccatgtcccatttctgagtttgggtttgggatcgagactggggtgcgattctaggtcccgacccttgttctgtatgcctagtctggttccatgtttaggtctgagtttaggttcgggtgcgggtcctgagtccaggtttgggtggggatccgggtccggctcccaattcaggtTTAGCTCTGATTtggagtttgggtcctggtgcggttacggttctggatctaggtccaatttcaattatgattccaagtccaaaacctagttccagtcccggtcaaccaCCAATTTTGGTTCCAAAtatgggtcacagggtacgggttcatgTCCACTTTTgagtttgggactgggttcaggtctggtgtaggttcgggtccttgtaagggttcgggtccaaggctgggtcatAAAtcgagacaccgactacgggttttgtccaagccttgggtccagatctggatcccaatctcgagtcccagtctggttccatttctggtgccgagtcacgagctgggtcctatgttcaagtttgggtctgggtcgggtactaggtccctatGCTAGTACTGTTTCCCAGGtgtctatcctgattctgggtctgggtccaggtcccggttttTGTGTTGGATTTTGTTTcggtcttggtttgggttcgagttttagTGTCGTTTCGGGTTTaagtctctgtttgggttttgatcaaggttcgggtttgggttttaggtccttgtcccggtcctagtcctagttcggttctagtttaatttacaattctaagttcgagtttgggtttcagttcgggtcggagttcgagtcctggtctgagtttgggttcaggtcctgatttcagtctaggtccagatgaggctccgggtgtgggttcgggtcctgggtcttggtctaggtttggcccgagtcaaaagttccaatcccgatctaagtctggattaagttctgggtctaagtccttggttctgatcttggtctaggttcgagttgggtccgggtccaggtctagcttttggtttgattttaggtgagggtgtttgagttcgggtcctagtctttgtccgggtttgtgtcaaggtctgcaccccgatctgggtctaggttcgtgtccaggtgcaagttcgggtcccgagtgcgggtccaagtttggatctgggtcaggatctcggtccagatcaaggtccagcatttcgatcccagtctaggtatttgtccgagtccagtttcgtttccggatccctatcttggTCAaaatctgtgtttgggatcgggtccaagatttaggtccaagtctgggtctcagttccggtctgggtacacgaccttgtccgggcccgagttccagtcttagtttgggtctgTGGCTAGGTCTGTgatcggttctaggtctgggtccaggtcctggtcacggtccttgtCTTGTTTTAGGGTCCctgttcggcgattcttattcaggttctaatttggGGTCCAAAGTCtatatctgggttcgggtttggttcttcgtctgggttgtGGTACTAGTCTGTGTCCCTGATCTAGACACCGCCTACCGgtttgttccaggccccgttacccgaatccggagtgaagatctggatcactgtcacgggtctcggtctggtgctggtttaggtcccaggtcccatttctgagtttgggttcgggatcaagtctgtgtccgagtttgtgtccaagtctggaccctgatttgggtctaggttcgggtcccgagtgcgggtccaagtttgggtctgggtcaggatctcggtccagatctaggtccagcatttcgatcccagtttgggtcttcgtctaagtccaggttcgtatccggatccctatctaggtccaagtctgtgtgtGGGAtggggtcccaaatttaggtccaggttcgggtctgagttctggtctgggtacacgaccgtgtccgggcccgagtcccagtctcagtttgggtctgaggctaggcctTTGTTCggctctaggtttgggtccgtgtcctggtcacggtcctagtcttgttctagggtcctggttgggcgattcttgttcagattctaattttttgtcccaggtgtaggtctgtgttcgagtttggttctttgtctgggttttggtcctacTCTGAGtctcagatctagacaccgactactggtctgttaaAGGCCCCGtcacccgaatcccgagtcaagatctggatcactgtcacggtcctggttcaggtcccaagtcccatttctgagtttgggttcgggatcgagaagGGCGTGCGTTTCTACGTCccaaccctggttctgtgtccctagtctggttccatgtttaggtCTGAGTTCTGGTtagggttcgagtcccaagtcaaggtttgggttaggatccgggtctggctcccaattcgggtctatgtctgatttggagtctgggtccttgtccagttacggttctatatctaggtcaaatttcagttatgatgccaagtccaagtcctagttcaagtCTCGGTAAACTTCCAGTTTtcgttctaattttgggtcacagggttcggggtcgggtccacttttgggtttgggactgggttcaggtccgggtgtgggctCGGGTctttgtcagggttcgggtccaggggtAGGTCGCAAATCCAGAcgccgactacgggttttgtccaagccctgggtccaaatCCGGATCCCCATCTCAGGTCcccgtctggttccatttcttgtgccgggtcacgagctgggtcgtAGGTTCAaggtcgggtctgggtcgggtactaggtctcggtcctagttctttttcctaggtccctatcctgattctgggtccaggtcccggtcatTGTGTTGGTTTGGGCCtcggtttaggtttgggtttgagtccaaGTCtaagttcgggtttaggtctctgtctaggttttgatctgggttcgggtttgggtttaggtcctggtcttggtcctagtcctagtttggttctagttccatttgcga from Cannabis sativa cultivar Pink pepper isolate KNU-18-1 chromosome 2, ASM2916894v1, whole genome shotgun sequence encodes:
- the LOC133034565 gene encoding zinc finger BED domain-containing protein RICESLEEPER 2-like; translated protein: MIVLHEYPLNMVEHDGFRSFVNSLQPLFRHVSRTTIRRDISKIYENEKTKTMNSMNDNRSRVAITTDLWTSNNQKRGYMVVTAHYIDESWILRLYMCPPPHTAKLLTKVLMECLIEWSIERKLSTLTLDNCIVNIAMMDQMKEKLRNASLLMKGELLHMKCSAHILNLIVQQELGAIQGAIETIRESVVFWTGTPKRVEKFEEAKKGLSCSSNKRLVLDCNTRWNSTYLMLTSAITYKDVFSRLIHTEKNYKKEPSERDWLLAKVMCEKLKLFYNDYGIKYDMMDKFEQYWTSIHGILAIATVLDPRFKMKLIEYYFPKIYVGEYQNEVKRIRMLCYDLLKEYKSNDGKQNLLEPLFNASGVGGDNDGCVDDLVGFDLYVSSTSNVETYKSELDLYLEEAVLPRSGEFDILAWWKTNGLKYPILQQVARDVLAIPVSTVASESTFSTSGRHVTPCRNRLHPNMLEALFYVIAVFI